In one window of Streptomyces roseofulvus DNA:
- a CDS encoding DHA2 family efflux MFS transporter permease subunit → MTSSVPSSPGSSPASSPDSFPDSSRGSSSPNSPSPGALSAPSPAGGPAARRASLALLLACAGTFLSFLDATVTNLAVPPIAADFGVSLTTVSWVATAYVIPFAALLAPAGPLADAVGRARLFLVGVAVFTASSLLIAAAPNLPVLLGARAVQGLAAALLVPASLGLVLAEIPAERRRAAIGVWSAAGALAAAAGPALGGVMVEVLDWRALFCLNLPVGAWVLIAGRKLPSGESRAGRAPDLLGGLFLALGVGAAVYALTQGPDHGWASAQVLTAAAVTVVAGVATVLRALRHPRPALRLDLLSGRPFAVATGASFAYGTALFTTMLLGVLFLTGAWGYSTLEAGLAMSPAALVTAAVGVGVGRLPVALAPRTMVAGGSALIAASTGVLALLIDAEPRFWTLWLPAGVVMGVGVGLATVGISSAAALSVAPRDFAAATGMVMAARQVGGGLGIAATAVIIAEVAGAGAEPYAAVYGFATAVNLAAAAGGLALRLTPPPPPRPAAAATPRTLEGDRR, encoded by the coding sequence ATGACGTCTTCCGTCCCCTCCTCCCCCGGCTCCTCCCCCGCCTCCTCCCCCGACTCCTTCCCCGACTCCTCTCGCGGATCCTCTTCCCCCAACTCGCCTTCTCCGGGGGCCCTTTCCGCGCCCTCACCCGCCGGCGGCCCCGCCGCCCGGCGCGCCTCGCTCGCGCTGCTCCTCGCCTGCGCCGGCACGTTCCTGAGCTTCCTCGACGCCACCGTCACCAACCTGGCGGTGCCGCCGATCGCCGCCGACTTCGGCGTCTCGCTGACCACCGTCTCGTGGGTCGCCACCGCGTACGTGATCCCCTTCGCGGCCCTGCTCGCGCCGGCCGGGCCGCTGGCCGACGCGGTCGGCCGGGCCCGGCTCTTCCTGGTCGGCGTCGCCGTCTTCACCGCGTCGTCCCTGCTGATCGCGGCGGCACCGAACCTGCCCGTCCTGCTGGGCGCCCGCGCCGTCCAGGGCCTGGCGGCGGCCCTGCTGGTCCCGGCCTCCCTGGGGCTCGTCCTCGCGGAGATCCCCGCCGAACGCAGGCGCGCCGCGATCGGCGTGTGGAGCGCGGCGGGTGCCCTGGCCGCCGCCGCGGGTCCGGCACTCGGCGGCGTCATGGTCGAAGTCCTCGACTGGCGCGCCCTGTTCTGCCTCAACCTGCCGGTGGGCGCCTGGGTGCTGATCGCCGGCCGGAAGCTGCCGAGCGGCGAGTCCCGCGCGGGGCGGGCCCCCGACCTGCTCGGCGGTCTGTTCCTCGCCCTCGGCGTCGGCGCGGCGGTGTACGCCCTGACGCAGGGCCCCGACCACGGCTGGGCGTCGGCACAGGTGCTGACCGCCGCCGCCGTCACCGTCGTGGCGGGCGTGGCGACCGTGCTGCGGGCGCTCCGGCACCCGCGCCCCGCGCTCCGGCTCGACCTGCTCAGCGGCCGCCCGTTCGCCGTCGCGACCGGTGCCTCGTTCGCGTACGGCACCGCGCTGTTCACGACGATGCTGCTCGGCGTGCTCTTCCTGACCGGCGCCTGGGGCTACTCCACCCTGGAGGCCGGTCTCGCGATGAGCCCGGCGGCGCTCGTCACGGCCGCCGTCGGCGTCGGCGTCGGGCGGCTCCCCGTCGCCCTCGCCCCGCGCACGATGGTGGCCGGCGGCTCGGCCCTCATCGCCGCCTCGACGGGGGTCCTGGCCCTGCTGATCGACGCCGAGCCGCGCTTCTGGACGCTGTGGCTCCCGGCCGGAGTGGTGATGGGCGTCGGCGTCGGCCTGGCCACCGTCGGCATCTCCAGCGCCGCCGCCCTCTCCGTCGCCCCCCGGGACTTCGCCGCCGCGACGGGCATGGTCATGGCCGCCCGCCAGGTCGGCGGAGGTCTCGGCATCGCCGCCACGGCCGTGATCATCGCGGAGGTCGCGGGCGCGGGAGCGGAGCCGTACGCCGCCGTGTACGGGTTCGCCACCGCCGTCAACCTGGCCGCGGCGGCCGGCGGTCTCGCCCTGCGGCTCACGCCCCCTCCCCCGCCGCGCCCCGCCGCCGCGGCCACCCCGCGCACCCTCGAAGGAGACCGGCGATGA
- a CDS encoding SGNH/GDSL hydrolase family protein gives MTVPPHPVRNPRRTDPVESDDPYCMPADAAAALLGGLPWNRLAVLGDSVTAGVMDPLPGYRHRSFADRFTDALAATRPGFAALDLAEPHLLLAEIRERQLVPALEFAPDVVMVSAGGNDAFRSFDPDALRAGLAALLTPLAESGAVVVTIGLFDLARSGLVPPEYAEGMARRFDTLDALTAELTGSLGGVHIDTHHHPLAADPGIYAADRVHANARGHAVAFAAIADALGRERRLGRWGGRGGERSGEA, from the coding sequence ATGACCGTCCCCCCGCACCCCGTCCGGAATCCGCGCCGCACGGATCCCGTCGAGTCCGACGATCCGTACTGCATGCCCGCCGACGCCGCCGCCGCGCTGCTCGGCGGCCTCCCGTGGAACCGGCTGGCCGTGCTCGGCGACAGCGTCACCGCCGGGGTGATGGACCCGCTCCCCGGCTACCGCCACCGGTCGTTCGCCGACCGCTTCACCGACGCCCTCGCCGCCACCCGCCCCGGCTTCGCCGCGCTCGACCTGGCCGAACCCCACCTCCTGCTCGCCGAGATCCGGGAGCGGCAGCTCGTCCCCGCCCTGGAGTTCGCGCCGGACGTGGTGATGGTGAGCGCGGGCGGCAACGACGCCTTCCGGAGCTTCGACCCGGACGCGCTGCGGGCCGGACTGGCCGCGCTCCTCACCCCGCTCGCCGAGAGCGGCGCCGTCGTCGTCACCATCGGCCTCTTCGACCTCGCCCGGTCGGGCCTCGTCCCACCGGAGTACGCGGAGGGCATGGCCCGCCGCTTCGACACGCTCGACGCCCTCACCGCCGAGCTGACGGGGAGCCTCGGCGGCGTCCACATCGACACCCACCACCATCCGCTCGCCGCCGACCCCGGCATCTACGCCGCCGACCGCGTCCACGCGAACGCCCGCGGGCACGCGGTCGCCTTCGCGGCGATCGCGGACGCCTTGGGGCGGGAGCGGAGGCTGGGGAGGTGGGGCGGCCGAGGAGGAGAGAGGTCGGGAGAAGCCTGA